A region of the Deinococcus multiflagellatus genome:
AGGCCCTGAGCACCTATCTGGACGGCAAGGACGCGGCGGTGACCCGGGTGGAGGTCAGCGAGACCCGCTCGCGGCCCGCGCCACCCTTCATCACCAGCACGCTCCAGCAGGCGGGGGGGCGGCTGAAGCTCAGCGCCAAACAGGTCATGGATCTGGCCCAGAAGCTTTACGAAGGCGGCTATGTCACCTACATGCGGACCGATTCCCCGGCGCTGTCAGACGAAGCGCTCACCGAGGCGAGGCGGGAGGCAACGCGCCTCTTTGGACCGGCCGCTGTGTCCGCCCAGCCCCGGCAGTACGCCACCCGGAACAAGAACGCACAGGAAGCGCACGAGGCGATCCGGCCCGCTGGCACCACCTGGCGGGCCCCAGACACCGTGGGCCTCAGCGGGAATGAGCTGGCGGTCTACACCCTGATCTACCAGCGAACGGTAGCCTCCCAGATGCACGACGCGGTGTTCGACAAGACGGTCGTGACCCTGACCTGCGGCGCGGCGACCCTGACGGCCCAAGGGCGAGTCTTGAAAGAACCTGGGTACCTGCAACTGCTTCAGGACGATGACGAGGATCAGGAGAATCAGACGTTGCCGAAGCTCCAGGAAGGGCAGCGGGTGCCCCTGAAGGCCCGCCCCCCGGAAGGGAAGAAGACGTCCGCACCGACGCGGTACTCCGAAGCGACGCTGGTGCAGGCGATGGAGAAAGCAGGCATCGGGCGGCCCAGCACGTACGCGCAGACCCTGAGTACCTTGCAGACGCGTGAGTACGTCCGCCCGGTGGGGCGGCACCTGGGGGTGAGCGCGGTGGGGTTGCTCGTGACAACGTACCTGGCCCGCCAGGTGCCCGAGGTGCTGGAAAGGGACTTCACGGCCACCATGGAAGCGGGCCTGGATGATGTGGCCGCTGGAGAGACGACGCGGGTGGCCTACCTGACGCGCTTCTGGACCGAGGGCCTGGCCCCGACCATCAGGAAGGCGTCCCGGGACGCGCCGAGCCTGCCTTTGCCGCACCTGGCGGGGACGCGCCTGCGGGCCACAGCGAGTGGGCCCCACCTGGTGCGCTGTGGCCAAAGTGTGCCGTTGCCGCCGGAGGTTCTGCCCGCCGACCTGACGGAGGCCGACGCCGATGCCATCGTGCAAGGGGTCTGGACCCCCACAAAGCCCAGGGCGAGGAAAGGCAGCAGCGCCGCCGGGGACAAGGACGGGCCAAAGCCTTCTCGGAAGCGCAAGGCCACAACTGCACCACGAAAACGCAGCGCCAAGTCAGGCAAAGGGGCCGAATAACCCGCTGGGGGCGGTCCAGACGTCACCGCCACCAGGCGCGGCGGTGGCGGCCCAGCCATGCCGCATCTGTTGGTTCATCCCGCCGATCATTCGCTGCAGGACACCCTGAAAGCCCATCTCAGGCGGCACCTGAAAGCGGGGTTCATCCTGGTTCATCTAGAGCTGGCCGAACGGGAAGCCTATGTGGTCTGTGGGCATCCTGGGGGCCGGGTCAGCGCCTCTGTGGTGCCGTATGCGCTGCTTTCCGAGCCGCTGCCAGGGGGTGAGCACCTGGTGGTGTACGACCCCCTCTCTGAGCGGCACAATCCAGACGCTGCACGGCCCAGTGCTCACCTGCTCAAGCTGTTGACGCCAGACGACCAGACCGGGCGCTTTGCGGGGCTCGCAAACCAGACCCAGTGGCGCCGCCGGGCCCAGACCTGGCAGGCCCGTGTGCAGCGGAGCCAGTCCGGTGAGGTCCTGCTCGGGTATTACACCGACGCGGACCGGGGCTTCCACTTCAATGAAGCGGCCAAGGCGGCCCTGCGGCAGGACGCCACGCGGTACCTGAAGCGGGTCTTGAAGCATCTGGGATGGGCCGGCACGGTCACATTCAATCCAGCTGGGCCTGGGGTGAGCGGGGACGCATACCTCCACACCAGGCCCGCTGGCAGCGCGGTGGGCGCCGCAGTGGCCGTGGGCACCGGGGCCTCTCCCACTGCGGTCAGCGAGAACGGGGTGGGCATCCGCTGGTATCTGGAACCAGACCGGGCGGCGGCAGGGTCCCGCCATCAGCGTTGCTTCCGCAACCATTGGGCGGCATTCGACGTGCCTGCAGATGCGCTGGCCGAGACCATCCGGGCGGAACAGGCGCGGCAAGAGGCAGAGTCTCCCGCCAGCCCGTCAGTGTCTGGTCTCGCCGGGCATCACGCCCCTGGTGGATGAGTAGCGCCGCTCCAGCCGGTCGCGCTCAGATGCACTCCGGACCAACTGTTTCTGGAGAGACGTGCGGTGTGGTGGCCTCATCCCGCCAGCCCTTCAGGGTGATCTCTTGAAAGCGGCCCCGCTCGACCATCTGCACTTCGGTGACCTTGAGCTCACCCCGTTCCAGGCGCTCCAGCAGGGCCTGCACCTGCGAGATGGCGGCCTGGTGGACCTCGCTGGGCGATTGCTCCACCACGGTGTGGGCCCGGCGCACCAGGGTCACGCTGCGCATCGCCATGATGCCCCGCACCTCTTCCAAGTACGCCTGCATCAGGCGCGCGGTCTCCGTGTAGACCGTTTCGGCTTCCTCGGCCCACCGGGCCACGACCGCCGCCGCGTCCGCCGCGCTGTACAGCCCGGCCCCGGTGGGCAGGCTAAGGGTGCGCAGTCGCGCCACCAGCAAGGCCTGGATCTCCTCCAGCAGCGTGGCCACCTCGCTGCCCGCTGGCCGAACTTGCCGCTCCTCTTCAAGATCCTTGAGGACGGCGACGGCCAGGACCGCTTCATCCGACAGGCGACCGGTCTGCTCTGTCAGCAGGCCCAGGACGTGATACCCGAGCCGAATCAGCCGTCCCAGGTGTTCTTCTGGATACGGCGGCTCGGTGGTCAACGGCGCGGAGGTGTAGACGTGCAGGTACGCGCCATACGTCAACCGCACGTAAGGGGGCCAGTCGCGCTCGCCGGGCGGTTCTGGCGGCTCGAAGTGCAGCGACACAGGGGAGATCACCCGCCCAGCGTAGAGCATGCCGCCTCAGGAGGAGGCTTCACCCCGCGCGGGCGCGGGGTTCTGGCACAGCATGACCATCAACTTGAGCGCCGCTTTCAACAAGAACGAGGATTTTTTCCTGGGCCTGATTCGCCGCCAGCAGGTGCCCACGCACCTGGTCAGCCCCCGTGGCCCTTCGGGGAGCCAGCGGTACTACGGGCCCGGCATTGGGTATGCCGCCGCCATGCTCCTGACCGGTCAGGTGCAGGTGGAGCAGAGCGGCCGCACCCTGCGGATCCGCTTTCCCTCCAGTGGGAAGGCGGGTGGCCTGAAAACCGTGGCCAGCACGGATATGGGCGCGGGCCGCCTGTGGAGCGGCGACAGCCTCGACAGCGCCTCGGCCCCCTGGGTCCTGGCCCTGACCGAGGCCGTGGTGCTGGGGCAGCACCCGGAGACCCTGGCGGCCCTGCGCACCCTGGCGGGCCTGACGGGCGCCCCTGTGGCCATTGCCGCCCTCAAGCCCCTCCCGTCCGCGGACGTCAGCGTGCGCGAAGCCCTGCTGCGACTGTCGGATCATGCGTACTACGAACTCAAAGCGAAGCTGGACGCCAGTGAGATCACGAAAGGTGCCGTCAACCTCTCTGGGTTGCAGCCCGTACCGCCCTCAGCCTTGATGAAGCAGCTGCTCGGCACGCGGGAGACACCCACGGCCGCTGCGAGCAGCCCCCTGGCCCGGCTGCGCCGCCTGACCCGCCGGGGCGGCGCGGCGCTGCTGGTGGGCCCGCCCGGCACCTTCAAGACCGAGACCGTGAAGCGTCTGGTCCTGGAAACCGGCGCGGCCGTCGTGAAGATGCGCGGCGCCCCCGGTATCGAGGACCGCGACTTTATCGGCGCCATCACCCCCGGGGTGAATGGCCCCGAGTGGGTGGACGGACCCCTGGCCCGCGCCTTCGTGCTGGCCAAGTCGCGCCCCACTGTGCTGCAGATCGACGAGATCCTGCGCTATCACGCCGAGCACCTGCAGGTATTGGTGGGGGCGATGGACGAGCTGAGTTACGAGGACGCCCGCGCGGTCCTGGCGCCCGCGCTCGACCAGCTCGCCGACGCAGAGCGCCCGGCCTTCCTGCAGGCCACCCTGCCGGACCCGGGCGCACGCTACTACATGCTGGACCTGCCGACCGGCGAGGCGATCTTCTGCCCCAAGCCGCACCTCGTCTGGGCGCTGACCACCAACATGGGCGAAGACCACCTCCAGACCGCCCAGACCCTGGATTCAGCGCTGCTGTCCCGCATCGATCTGGTGATCGATTACGACCGCCCCGACGTGGAGACGGTGATGCCGATCTACGAGGCGGTGGCGGGTGACGCGCGGCTGGCGCAGCTGGGCTATGAACTCGAAGACCTCACCTACGCCATTGCGGCGGACGCGGAGGGGCTGCTGGTGCGCCCGATGGACGCCCGCAAGACGATTGCGCTCCTCAAGGAAGCCCGCGCCTGTGTCGAGGACGGCCTGAGCCTGAGAGACGCGGTGCTGGAAGCGGCGTTCGTCACGGCGGTGCCGCACTGCTGCCCCCGGGACGCGCGCGGCCTGATCGAAGAGGCCAGTCGGGCGGGCCTGCTCAAGCGCATCGCCGAAGAAGTGCTGCCCGCGGCGTGAGGGGTCGAAGACGTGCGGCCGACTTGCGCTTCGCCGTCTCGCGCCTTCACCGTCCCGGGCAGCGGATCAGGTGCCTTGGTCCGACACTGAGCCCTTCTGGAGCCCCATGACCCTGATAACCCCTGTTCCCGAGTTGACCGCCCTCCACATGCATGCCCTCCGGCAGGGGAGTGCCAAGCTGGCCGCCGAGCTGGCCCAGGCCGGCGTGCGCCAGGCCGAGATTCACGCCGCGCTGCTCGTCCTGGCCACCCGCGCGGTCCTGATCGACGAGGTAACGCGCGAAGCGCGCGGCCTGGAGTTGCAGGCCAGTTTTGCGCGGGATGACCTGGCGGTGACCCTGAAGGCCCCCACCTTTGCCCTGATTCAGCCGGTGGCCCCGGTCGCCCGGACGCTGGCCCTGGACGCGGGGCACGTCACCCCGGTCTTCCAGGCCTGGATGCAGGCGCACCAGGGGGCGCCGGACACCGCCGCAGCGCGCCTCCTGGCCCAGGTGGACGCCCTGGTGCCGCTCCGGGCGGTGGCCCTGCACCTGAGTGCCTACGCCCTGGCCCGGCACCGGGGGGAGGCCGAAGGCCCGGCCCGGCTGCACGCGGGCGCCGTGGCCTGGCGCGGCACCGGCCTCCGGCCTGTGGCGGGCTGGGTTCAGGTGCCCGGTACGCCGCTGGGGGCCCATGCATGACCCCAGGACAGACCGACGTCACGCCCCCTGAGCGCGCCGCTCGCCTCACCACCCTCCTGCTGCTGTTCCTGTGGTTGATCACGGCCCTTTGGACGAGCGCCGGACCTCTGATGACCCCGGATCCGGCCCCGTGGCTGTCGGCTGGGCTGAGGCGCCTTCTCCCAGTGGCCGTGACCCTCAGCAGCCTGATGGTGGCGCTGACGGTGCCGCGCGCCATGATCCTGACGTCCCAGTTGCGCTGGCGGGTCTTGTTTTGGCTGAGCCTGGCCGTGGCCAGCCTTCACCTGTCGGCTCTGACGGTCCGGGCGCTGCAGTGGATGACCGGGCATGGCTAGGCCGGCGGGCGCCGGGGCAGCGCTGGGCCCCCTGCCGCTCTCGGCCGTTCAGCAGGTCCAGCTGTGCGGCGGCCTGACCCTGGTGGCCCTGGGCCTAAGTGCTGTGCCGGCGCTGCGGGAGGCGTCGGTGTTTCTGGTCCCGGTGGTGGCCGCGCAGATCCTGGTCCGGCATGCCTTCGGGGTGACCGACCGTCGCCTTCACCGGCTGGGCACGGTGCATCTGGCGCTGTGCGCCGTGGTGATCGGCGTCACCGGGCAGGTGAGCGGCCTGCCCGGGGCGTGGGGCGTGGCCCTGGGCAGTCTGATGCTCCTGCTGGCCCTGGATGGGGGACTGTGGCGGTGGCGGCGCAGACACGCGGCGCCCCCCGCGCCCCAGACATAGACGGCTTGGTCTTTGACCGACACAATGCATTGAGGAGGCCCCATGACGACAGACGGAACGCCCACCTTTCGCCGAGGGACCGGCGCGCCGCAGCCCGCCGGAACGTGGGACTGGTACGGCGACTTTGATCCCGCCCACAGCACGCCGCCGGAGGAGTTTGAGACCTTCAGCATCGGCGTGTTCCAGTGGGTCGCCAAGAACCAGGGCAACGGCACGAAAAAGAGCAAAATCGTTCGGCGCTTCACGGCACCCGTGGCCCACCCCGAACAGGCGTACACCAAGGCCCTGGCGTTCATCACGCAGCAGGCGCAGGGCAGATGACACCCGCGCCGACCCTGCCACCGGAGATCCCGGCGGTGACCGACGTGGAACTGGCGTTTGGAACGACCAGAGCCCTGCCGCCGCCGGCGGCGTGGCCAGCCGGGCTGAACGGGTCACATCCTGCGGTGCAGTATGTCGAGGCGCTGTTTTTCGATCCCCAGCAGGCCCAGCGCCGCTTTATTCTGCGCTGCCGGTTCGAGATGACCCAGGCACAGGGGCAGGCCGCGTTCAACCTGGTGCTGGCGCATCTGCGCAGCTGCGCCCCCAAGCATGAACACAAGGTTCTGGGCTGCGCGGCGCTGCTGGACCGGTATTTCACGGTGCATGCGGGCTCATCCACATGAGTGCCGCCCCGTCTCCCAGCCTGGTGAAGGTGGGTCAGCTCTGGCAGGACAATGACCCCCGGCGTCAGGCCGGCAATCCTTGGGGGGAGCGTTTTCTCAAGGTATTCGCGTTGGACGGGGCGTATGCCGAGTGTTATGTGGTGGACCGGCAGGGAAGGCTCTCCGTGGCCGAAGACCGGCGCTACCGCAATGGCACGCCGCGCCGCATTCGACTGGACCGCTTCCGGCCGAGAAGCAGCGGCTACGTCCTGGTGGAGGAGACCTTATGAGCCTGAAACGCTTTTTGCCGCTGGCGACGGCGCGAATCACCCGTGACCGCGCGGCCCTGACGGGAACCTACACCCTGCGAGACCTCCAGGCGTGGGTTCACGAAGCCGCTGCACCAGAGCAGCCGCTGGCCGCTTGGCAGCGCAACCAGCAGGGGGCGGACCGCAACGGGATGCGGCGCATCGCCCTTCGTTTGGCCGACGCCGGTCTGATTGAACCCATCCAGAGCCCGAGGACCGTGTCCTTTCGGGTGGTGCAGGACACAGAGGTCGTGGGGGAGAGCCGCCCGGCCAAACCGGCAGCCATTCGTCTGTTGTAGGCACAGGCCGTGCTGATCCTGGTCAGACCACCTGGTTCAAGTGTCGGGTCAACCAGACCACTGTTGACCTGGCTACGGACGGTAGAGGTCGGTGTGAGGTCGAGCAGGCGCGGGCGGGAACGGCTGCCACAGGTACTTTGAGCAGCGCTAAGCCAAGCGGAGCCGCCCCCAGAGCCGCGGAAGAGGCAGCCCCTGTCCCGAGGTTCCTTGAAGGCATACCGGTATGGTGATTTATGCACAGTCGAAAATAGACTTATAGTCGAAAATAGACTCATGCCCAGAGGAATCCAGATCAACAAGAATGCCCTCAAGGTCATGAAAGTGCTGTACGACGACCTGGACGGGGAGCACTATGGGGTCAGCCTGGGCCAGGCGAGCGGTCTGGGCAACGGCACCCTGTACCCGATTCTCGACAAGCTCGAAGACCTGGGGTTCCTGACCGGCGACTGGGAGAAAGAGCCTGCTGGCCGCCGACCCCGGTTTCTCTACCGCTTGACAGCCGAAGGGATTCAGGCCTTCCAGGCCGAACGCGCCGCCCTGTTCGGCACGCCGGAGGTGCACCATGTTTAAGGTAACTGTCGCCGAGTGGCTACTGAGCCTGGGCCTTCCCCTACTCCTTATGCTGGCCCAGGAATTCTCGACGCCCGTAGCCGAGTGGCTGATCCGCGCCCTGGCGCGGCAGCTGCCCAGGCGCCGGGAGCGCCGCGAGGCGGAGTGGCTGGCCAATCTGGAGCGGGTGCCGCCAGGCTTTCGCCGGCTGTTCCACGCTCTGGGGTATGTCAAAGCGGCCGTGGCCGCCCAGTCACGCCCGGTCGGTCTGGTGCTGCTGGGTCTCGTGATGTCCATGATTCGG
Encoded here:
- the topA gene encoding type I DNA topoisomerase yields the protein MATLVIVESPAKARKIAGYLGGGYVVRASLGHVRDLPSTKADIPERYRAEPWATLGVNPETFSPIYVVPASKRATVKELQGLAAKADRILFASDMDREGEAISYHLSRLLKVDDPVRMVFTEITKDALQKALQSTRPLDLRLVAAQEARRVIDRLVGYRVSPLLWTSVGGKLSAGRVQSAALMLLAQREMARMRFRPATFWVIRADGLTRPKFTAIVTHVRSQDHPAGLPIAKASDYTQDGELKEGAQVLEMTDEQAQALSTYLDGKDAAVTRVEVSETRSRPAPPFITSTLQQAGGRLKLSAKQVMDLAQKLYEGGYVTYMRTDSPALSDEALTEARREATRLFGPAAVSAQPRQYATRNKNAQEAHEAIRPAGTTWRAPDTVGLSGNELAVYTLIYQRTVASQMHDAVFDKTVVTLTCGAATLTAQGRVLKEPGYLQLLQDDDEDQENQTLPKLQEGQRVPLKARPPEGKKTSAPTRYSEATLVQAMEKAGIGRPSTYAQTLSTLQTREYVRPVGRHLGVSAVGLLVTTYLARQVPEVLERDFTATMEAGLDDVAAGETTRVAYLTRFWTEGLAPTIRKASRDAPSLPLPHLAGTRLRATASGPHLVRCGQSVPLPPEVLPADLTEADADAIVQGVWTPTKPRARKGSSAAGDKDGPKPSRKRKATTAPRKRSAKSGKGAE
- a CDS encoding AAA family ATPase — encoded protein: MTINLSAAFNKNEDFFLGLIRRQQVPTHLVSPRGPSGSQRYYGPGIGYAAAMLLTGQVQVEQSGRTLRIRFPSSGKAGGLKTVASTDMGAGRLWSGDSLDSASAPWVLALTEAVVLGQHPETLAALRTLAGLTGAPVAIAALKPLPSADVSVREALLRLSDHAYYELKAKLDASEITKGAVNLSGLQPVPPSALMKQLLGTRETPTAAASSPLARLRRLTRRGGAALLVGPPGTFKTETVKRLVLETGAAVVKMRGAPGIEDRDFIGAITPGVNGPEWVDGPLARAFVLAKSRPTVLQIDEILRYHAEHLQVLVGAMDELSYEDARAVLAPALDQLADAERPAFLQATLPDPGARYYMLDLPTGEAIFCPKPHLVWALTTNMGEDHLQTAQTLDSALLSRIDLVIDYDRPDVETVMPIYEAVAGDARLAQLGYELEDLTYAIAADAEGLLVRPMDARKTIALLKEARACVEDGLSLRDAVLEAAFVTAVPHCCPRDARGLIEEASRAGLLKRIAEEVLPAA
- a CDS encoding PadR family transcriptional regulator produces the protein MPRGIQINKNALKVMKVLYDDLDGEHYGVSLGQASGLGNGTLYPILDKLEDLGFLTGDWEKEPAGRRPRFLYRLTAEGIQAFQAERAALFGTPEVHHV